Within the Alphaproteobacteria bacterium genome, the region CACCAGTAATTGCTAGAATAATATTTTTCATTATGCAACTTGATTATTAGCTAAATTTTCTTCACTAGCCAAATCTGTTTCTCCCTCCATTCCAAGTGCAGTACGATAAATTTCTAACATGCTTTCTTTTTCATATAATTCATTATGGTCTAACTTTCTTAATTTTAGAATTTCGCGCATAATTTTAGTGTCA harbors:
- a CDS encoding DUF2312 domain-containing protein encodes the protein MNTKTVNGVDGAHLKSYVERIEKLESEKKSIADDIKEIFAEAKAFGYDTKIMREILKLRKLDHNELYEKESMLEIYRTALGMEGETDLASEENLANNQVA